In the [Clostridium] colinum genome, one interval contains:
- the priA gene encoding primosomal protein N', translating into MKYAEIILDITNEKLDKIFHYAIPENMQQNICIGMRVFVPFGKANRIREGYVIGFTDIIDIDEKYIKNIYSLPDEYTIFNKNMIEVAKFMADKYYCSLSECLQCIMPKIMKDKTYKYANINYELPNIQEKINNIILKNNAQSKVLKFLLKNDNVSIYEIKNILEISLSPIQTLEKNGIIKISSKKIKRNVINIEKYNKTQHLNLNDKQTNALNFIKQKIDEKSNKPILLHGVTGSGKTEVYLQLIDYILNMGKQAIILVPEISLTPQTVERFIGRFGKKVSVTHSRLSDGERFEQWQKAKNNEIDIMIGARSAIFTPFENLGIIIIDEEHESTYKSESTPKYNVKEIAEKICSLTSSTLVLGSATPSIDTYYKTQNNLYDIVCIDERVNNNMPDINVIDMRKELEMGNTSIFSKELFKAIKENLESGMQTILFLNRRGHSTFVSCRKCGYVMECKNCNISYTYHLKENKLICHYCNSIENVPTVCPNCNSNYIKYFGIGTQKIEEQIKKYFKDARVMRIDIDTTTKKNSHQNILDDFKEHKADILIGTQMIAKGLDFPKVSLVGVIASDIMLNTGGYKSAENTFQLLTQVAGRAGRADAKGKVFIQTYNPEHYSITFAKNNDYVGFYEKEILEREITFYPPFSNIFFIMISGEDEQKVLKAINFLHKVMVYYNQKTNFYLSDIAKAYIYKVNKQYRYKIMIKASDEIRLKNFVIYCVNILKQKIDVNKLNIILSLNPNYIQ; encoded by the coding sequence ATGAAATATGCAGAAATAATATTAGATATAACTAATGAAAAATTAGATAAAATTTTTCATTATGCTATACCAGAAAATATGCAACAAAATATTTGTATAGGTATGAGAGTTTTTGTACCTTTTGGTAAAGCAAATCGTATTCGAGAAGGATATGTAATAGGTTTTACAGATATTATAGATATAGATGAAAAATATATAAAAAACATATATAGTTTACCAGATGAATATACAATTTTTAATAAAAATATGATAGAGGTTGCAAAATTTATGGCAGATAAATATTATTGTAGTTTATCTGAATGTTTACAGTGTATTATGCCTAAAATAATGAAAGATAAAACATATAAATATGCCAATATAAATTATGAGCTTCCTAATATTCAAGAAAAAATCAATAATATAATACTTAAAAATAATGCACAAAGTAAAGTTTTAAAATTTTTATTAAAAAATGATAATGTTAGTATTTATGAAATAAAAAATATATTAGAAATAAGCTTAAGCCCAATACAAACATTAGAAAAAAATGGTATTATAAAAATAAGTTCTAAAAAAATAAAAAGAAATGTAATAAATATAGAAAAATACAATAAAACACAACATTTAAATTTGAATGATAAACAAACTAATGCTTTAAATTTTATAAAGCAAAAAATAGATGAAAAAAGCAATAAACCTATACTTTTACACGGTGTTACAGGTAGTGGAAAAACAGAAGTATATTTACAATTAATAGATTATATTTTAAATATGGGAAAACAAGCTATTATTCTTGTACCAGAAATATCTTTAACGCCACAAACAGTAGAAAGATTTATAGGTAGATTTGGTAAAAAAGTTAGTGTAACACATTCTAGGTTAAGTGATGGAGAAAGGTTTGAACAATGGCAGAAAGCTAAAAATAATGAAATTGATATTATGATAGGAGCTAGATCTGCCATATTTACACCATTTGAAAATTTAGGTATAATAATAATTGACGAAGAACACGAGTCTACTTATAAATCTGAAAGTACACCTAAGTATAATGTTAAAGAAATAGCAGAAAAAATATGTAGCTTAACAAGTTCAACTCTTGTTCTTGGTAGTGCAACACCTAGTATAGATACTTATTATAAAACGCAAAATAACTTATATGATATAGTTTGTATAGATGAAAGAGTAAATAATAATATGCCAGACATAAATGTAATAGATATGAGAAAAGAGTTGGAAATGGGTAATACATCTATATTTAGCAAGGAACTTTTTAAAGCTATAAAAGAAAATCTCGAAAGTGGAATGCAAACTATTTTATTTTTAAATAGAAGAGGGCATTCTACATTTGTATCTTGTAGAAAATGTGGGTATGTTATGGAGTGTAAAAACTGTAATATAAGCTATACATATCATCTAAAAGAAAATAAGCTTATATGTCATTATTGTAATAGTATAGAAAATGTTCCTACTGTTTGTCCTAACTGTAACTCTAATTATATAAAATATTTTGGAATTGGTACTCAAAAAATAGAAGAACAAATAAAAAAATATTTTAAAGATGCTAGAGTAATGAGAATAGATATAGATACTACAACTAAAAAAAATAGCCATCAAAATATATTAGATGATTTTAAAGAACATAAAGCAGATATTTTAATAGGTACTCAAATGATAGCTAAAGGTTTAGATTTTCCTAAAGTATCTTTAGTTGGAGTTATAGCATCAGATATTATGTTAAATACAGGTGGTTATAAAAGTGCTGAAAATACTTTTCAACTTTTAACTCAGGTTGCAGGTAGGGCAGGTAGGGCAGATGCTAAGGGTAAAGTTTTTATACAAACATATAACCCAGAGCATTATAGTATAACTTTTGCTAAAAATAATGATTATGTTGGTTTTTATGAAAAAGAAATATTAGAAAGAGAAATTACGTTTTATCCACCATTTTCAAATATATTTTTTATAATGATATCTGGTGAAGATGAACAAAAAGTTTTAAAAGCTATAAATTTTTTACATAAAGTTATGGTATATTATAATCAAAAGACTAATTTTTATTTATCAGATATAGCTAAAGCGTATATTTATAAAGTAAATAAACAATATAGATACAAGATAATGATAAAGGCTTCAGATGAAATTAGGCTTAAAAATTTTGTTATATACTGTGTCAATATTTTAAAACAGAAAATAGATGTTAATAAACTAAATATTATATTAAGTTTAAACCCTAATTATATACAATAA
- the gmk gene encoding guanylate kinase: MNKKGLLVIVSGPSGAGKGTVVSELIKNKSYALSTSITTREARQGEVDGVHYFFRDTEEFKKMIEKNELLEYAEFCGNYYGTPMFYVQEQLEQGKNVILEIEVQGALQVKERYKDAILIFLTPPNITELRNRLEKRATETLEKINMRMKRAREEITLINKYDYIVINNIVEEAVKDINNIVESEKMSAKRHTGLIDIFLEGVEE, translated from the coding sequence ATGAATAAGAAGGGATTGTTGGTTATAGTATCTGGCCCCTCTGGTGCTGGTAAGGGCACAGTTGTATCAGAGCTTATAAAAAACAAATCATACGCTTTATCTACATCTATAACAACTAGAGAAGCTAGACAAGGTGAAGTAGATGGAGTACATTATTTTTTTAGAGATACTGAAGAATTTAAAAAAATGATAGAAAAAAATGAACTTTTAGAATATGCCGAGTTTTGTGGAAATTATTATGGCACGCCTATGTTTTATGTTCAAGAACAATTAGAACAAGGTAAAAATGTTATTTTAGAAATAGAAGTTCAAGGTGCTTTACAAGTTAAAGAAAGATATAAAGATGCTATACTTATATTTTTAACACCACCTAATATAACTGAGCTTAGAAATAGATTAGAAAAAAGAGCTACTGAAACTTTAGAAAAAATAAATATGCGTATGAAAAGAGCAAGAGAAGAAATAACTCTTATTAATAAATATGACTACATAGTTATAAACAACATAGTTGAAGAAGCTGTTAAAGATATAAATAATATAGTTGAAAGCGAAAAAATGTCTGCTAAAAGACATACAGGTTTAATAGATATATTTTTAGAAGGAGTTGAAGAATAG
- the hpf gene encoding ribosome hibernation-promoting factor, HPF/YfiA family yields MRYTFKAKNTTVTDALKEKITSKIDRLERLFPENTDINVTLSVVKLDHKIEVTVNLPKRVLRAEVTRDDMYVAIDEVVDKLEKQMVKYKNRLRDKSRRDVSFTDELKAISDEIDTEYEEDTIKIDRTKKFEIKPMDPEEAVMEMELISHNFFVFRNATTDDINVVYKRKDGSYGLIDPEY; encoded by the coding sequence ATGCGTTACACATTTAAAGCTAAAAATACTACTGTTACAGACGCTTTAAAAGAAAAAATTACAAGTAAAATTGATAGATTAGAAAGGCTTTTTCCTGAAAATACAGATATAAATGTAACTTTATCTGTTGTTAAGCTAGATCACAAAATAGAAGTTACTGTTAACCTTCCTAAAAGAGTTTTAAGAGCAGAAGTTACAAGAGATGATATGTATGTTGCTATTGATGAAGTTGTTGACAAATTAGAAAAACAAATGGTTAAATATAAAAATCGTTTAAGAGATAAATCTCGTAGAGATGTTTCATTTACAGATGAATTAAAAGCTATTTCTGATGAAATAGATACTGAATATGAAGAAGATACTATTAAAATAGATAGAACTAAAAAATTTGAAATTAAACCTATGGACCCTGAAGAAGCCGTTATGGAAATGGAACTTATCTCTCATAATTTCTTTGTATTTAGAAATGCTACAACAGATGATATTAATGTTGTTTATAAAAGAAAAGATGGTTCTTACGGTCTTATAGACCCAGAATATTAA
- a CDS encoding dihydroorotate dehydrogenase has translation MKNLSFKIGDVEFKNPVMNASGTFGSGKEYVDFVDLNKLGAVVVKGVSKTAWTGNDTPRIAEVYGGMLNSVGLQNPGVDVFIKEDIPFLRQFDTKIIVNVCGHSLDEYVSVVESLQEADIDALELNISCPNVAEGCLSFGTDAKMVEKVVSTVKKVAKQPLIVKLTPNVTDITEIAKASETGGADAISLINTITGMKIDIHKRKPILAKKMGGMSGPAIKPIAVRMVYQVNKVVNIPIIGMGGISNGDDAIEFILAGASGVAVGTANFINPYATIDVLEGIKSYMDRYNIKDLREIRGIVD, from the coding sequence ATGAAAAATTTAAGTTTTAAAATAGGTGATGTAGAGTTTAAAAATCCTGTTATGAATGCCTCTGGAACATTTGGCAGTGGAAAAGAATATGTCGATTTTGTAGATTTAAACAAGCTAGGCGCAGTAGTTGTAAAAGGAGTTTCTAAAACCGCTTGGACAGGTAATGATACACCACGAATAGCAGAGGTTTATGGTGGTATGTTAAATAGTGTAGGGTTACAAAATCCTGGTGTAGATGTTTTTATTAAAGAGGATATACCATTTTTAAGGCAGTTTGATACTAAAATAATAGTTAATGTTTGTGGACATTCTTTAGATGAATATGTATCTGTTGTGGAAAGTTTACAAGAGGCAGATATAGATGCTTTAGAACTTAATATATCTTGTCCTAATGTAGCAGAAGGGTGTCTTAGTTTTGGCACAGATGCTAAAATGGTTGAAAAAGTAGTATCTACTGTTAAAAAAGTAGCTAAACAACCACTTATTGTAAAACTTACACCTAATGTTACCGATATAACAGAAATAGCTAAGGCAAGTGAAACTGGTGGAGCAGATGCAATATCACTTATTAATACTATTACTGGTATGAAAATTGATATACATAAAAGAAAGCCTATATTAGCTAAAAAAATGGGTGGCATGAGTGGTCCTGCTATTAAGCCTATTGCTGTTAGAATGGTTTATCAGGTAAATAAAGTTGTAAATATACCTATTATCGGTATGGGCGGTATATCTAATGGTGATGATGCTATAGAATTTATTTTAGCAGGTGCTAGTGGTGTTGCTGTTGGTACTGCAAATTTTATTAATCCTTATGCTACAATAGATGTTTTAGAGGGCATAAAAAGTTATATGGATAGATACAATATTAAAGATTTAAGAGAGATTAGAGGAATAGTAGATTAA
- the def gene encoding peptide deformylase, whose protein sequence is MALRKIRLSTDEVLRKKSKEVTEINDKILELLDDMADTMYDANGVGLAAPQVGVLRRVIVIDIGEGLIELINPVIVDTNGEQFGEEGCLSVPNKAGDVRRPNYCKVEGLNRYGEKIVVEGEELMARALCHEIDHLDGILYIDKVEGEIEDV, encoded by the coding sequence ATGGCACTTAGAAAAATTAGGTTATCAACAGATGAGGTTCTTAGAAAAAAATCAAAAGAAGTAACAGAAATAAATGATAAAATATTAGAGCTTTTAGATGATATGGCAGACACTATGTATGATGCTAATGGTGTTGGATTAGCAGCACCTCAAGTAGGAGTGCTTAGACGTGTTATAGTTATAGATATTGGTGAAGGGCTTATAGAGCTTATAAATCCAGTTATTGTAGATACTAATGGAGAACAATTTGGAGAAGAGGGCTGTCTTAGTGTTCCTAACAAAGCTGGAGATGTTAGAAGACCAAATTATTGTAAAGTAGAAGGTCTAAATAGATATGGAGAAAAAATAGTTGTAGAAGGTGAAGAGCTTATGGCTAGAGCTTTATGCCACGAAATAGACCACCTAGATGGTATACTTTATATAGATAAAGTAGAAGGTGAAATAGAAGATGTATAA
- a CDS encoding dihydroorotate dehydrogenase electron transfer subunit translates to MKGSKKMKKTVVNATILKNEQIAPDIFDMVLHTTLARDAKAGQFIKLYPDNNKNLLPRPISICEIDKEKETLRIVYQKIGEGTCLFSTMKQGDTIRVLGNCGNGYKIFEEEKTHIFVGGGIGVPPLLETCKQVKGKKIVILGFRTGQFLKEDFEKLGATVYIATDDGSVGFKGNVVELMKKENITGDYIYSCGPKPMLYALTQYAKDKNIYTQVSMEERMACGIGACVGCVIKIFENGEIVHKKVCKDGPVFNSLEVVYK, encoded by the coding sequence ATGAAAGGGTCTAAAAAAATGAAAAAAACAGTGGTAAATGCTACAATTTTAAAAAATGAGCAAATAGCACCTGATATTTTTGATATGGTTTTACATACTACTTTAGCTAGAGATGCTAAAGCCGGCCAATTTATAAAGCTATATCCTGATAATAATAAAAATTTATTGCCACGACCTATAAGTATTTGTGAAATAGACAAAGAAAAAGAGACTTTAAGGATTGTTTATCAAAAAATAGGTGAAGGGACTTGCCTTTTTTCTACTATGAAGCAAGGTGATACTATTAGAGTATTAGGTAACTGTGGAAATGGTTATAAAATTTTTGAAGAAGAAAAAACGCATATTTTTGTAGGTGGTGGAATAGGCGTACCTCCACTTTTAGAAACTTGTAAACAAGTTAAAGGTAAAAAAATTGTTATTTTAGGTTTTAGAACAGGTCAATTTTTAAAAGAAGATTTTGAAAAATTAGGTGCTACTGTTTATATAGCAACTGATGATGGTTCTGTAGGTTTTAAAGGAAATGTTGTTGAACTTATGAAAAAAGAAAATATAACAGGTGACTATATATATTCTTGTGGACCAAAGCCTATGCTTTATGCCTTAACACAATATGCTAAAGATAAAAATATTTATACACAAGTATCTATGGAAGAGAGAATGGCTTGTGGAATAGGTGCTTGTGTTGGTTGTGTTATAAAAATATTTGAAAATGGGGAAATTGTACATAAAAAAGTTTGTAAAGATGGACCTGTTTTCAATTCTTTAGAGGTGGTATATAAATGA
- the remA gene encoding extracellular matrix/biofilm regulator RemA: MPAIKLINIGFGNIVLANRIIAIVSPESAPIKRLIQEARDKGQLVDATYGRRTRAVIITDSEYIILSSVQPETVANRIVTKENNDSEQDECDME, from the coding sequence ATGCCTGCTATAAAGCTTATAAATATTGGTTTTGGTAATATTGTTTTGGCTAATAGAATTATAGCTATAGTAAGCCCAGAATCTGCACCTATAAAAAGACTAATACAAGAGGCAAGAGATAAAGGGCAACTTGTTGATGCTACATATGGAAGAAGAACAAGAGCTGTAATTATAACAGATAGCGAATACATAATATTATCTTCTGTACAACCAGAAACAGTAGCCAATAGAATTGTTACTAAAGAAAACAACGATTCTGAACAAGATGAATGTGACATGGAATAA
- the carB gene encoding carbamoyl-phosphate synthase large subunit: MPKDISIKKVLVIGSGPIVIGQAAEFDYSGTQAVSSFKEEGIEVVLVNSNPATIMTDIGMAHYTYIEPLNIDFLEKVIAKERPDSIIAGMGGQTGLNLACELYDKGILDKYHVRVIGTSIASIKEGEDRDSFKKLMERTNQPIIESKIITDLEDGVEFAKKIGYPVIIRPAYTLGGTGGGIAENEDEFREICAQGLYFSRVGQVLIEKSIKGWKEIEFEVIRDGAGNCITVCSMENVDPVGVHTGDSIVVAPAQTLTDREYQMLRTAAINIINSVEIKGGCNVQFALDPNSYNYAVIEINPRVSRSSALASKATGYPIAKVATKIALGYNLDEIKNEVTGKTFACFEPTLDYVVLKIPRWPFDKFYGAKRTLGTKMMATGEVMAIANNFEMALLKGVRSLEIGQYGLERKSSTNRDLEELKKRVQVPDDERLFDLAEMLRRNYRVEKVCEITGMDPFFVNKIKGIVDMEEALKEMSVEDLDADTLRYYKQKGFSDKIIAKYLNVSPHKIYQFRKDNYIIPVYKMVDTCAGEFEAVTPYYYSTYDEENEAIPTDNKKVMVIGSGPIRIGQGIEFDYCSVRSIMSLKDEGIETIIVNNNPETVSTDFDTSDKLYFEPLTEEDVLNIVEQEKPSGVILQFGGQTAIKLANFFDEMDIPILGTKPEQIDMAEDREKFDEILESLGIIRPKGKGVWSVEEGVKIANNLGFPVLVRPSYVLGGQGMEITYEEEGLIKYLTDAFEKDSKNPVLIDRYINGRELEVDAICDGEDVFIPGIMEHLERAGVHSGDSISIYPPQNVTPEIRQEIIEVTKKMAIALKVIGMINIQFIEYKGELNIIEVNPRSSRTVPYISKVTGVPIIDIATKVMLGEKLKDLGLGTEIAQEPKVVSVKVPVFSTEKLPQVEVSLGPEMRSTGEVLGVGYNLQNALYKGFIASGMKIPKKGSTIVATIRDRDQEKFKDIAKRFDNLGCRLIATSGTAKAIEEAGINVQTVKKISEGVPNILDIIRSGIVDLIIDIPEKGNDVESDGFKIRRTAVESAVTLITSLDTLVAMLEVMEKDIKLEDLQLFDISKDLK, translated from the coding sequence ATGCCAAAAGATATATCTATTAAAAAGGTACTTGTTATAGGCTCAGGGCCTATTGTTATTGGACAAGCAGCCGAATTTGACTATTCTGGGACACAAGCAGTATCGTCTTTTAAAGAAGAAGGAATAGAAGTTGTGTTAGTAAATTCCAATCCGGCTACTATTATGACAGATATAGGTATGGCACATTATACTTATATAGAACCTCTTAATATAGATTTTTTAGAAAAGGTAATAGCTAAAGAAAGACCAGATAGTATAATAGCAGGTATGGGAGGGCAAACAGGCTTAAACCTTGCTTGTGAGCTATATGATAAAGGTATTTTAGATAAATATCACGTTAGAGTAATTGGTACTTCTATTGCATCTATAAAAGAAGGTGAAGATAGAGATAGCTTTAAAAAGCTTATGGAAAGAACAAATCAACCTATTATAGAAAGTAAAATTATAACAGACCTTGAAGATGGTGTGGAATTTGCTAAAAAAATAGGTTACCCTGTTATAATAAGACCGGCTTATACTCTTGGTGGTACTGGTGGTGGTATAGCAGAAAATGAAGATGAATTTAGAGAAATTTGTGCTCAAGGCTTATATTTTAGCCGTGTAGGACAAGTTTTAATAGAAAAAAGTATAAAAGGTTGGAAAGAAATAGAGTTTGAAGTAATAAGAGATGGTGCGGGTAACTGTATTACTGTTTGTAGTATGGAAAATGTAGACCCAGTTGGTGTACATACAGGAGATAGTATAGTAGTAGCTCCTGCTCAAACTTTGACAGATAGAGAATATCAAATGCTTAGAACGGCAGCTATTAATATTATTAATTCTGTTGAGATAAAAGGTGGTTGTAATGTTCAGTTTGCATTAGATCCTAATAGTTATAACTATGCAGTTATAGAAATAAATCCACGTGTTAGCCGTTCATCTGCTCTTGCATCTAAAGCAACAGGCTATCCTATTGCTAAAGTAGCTACAAAAATAGCATTAGGGTATAATTTAGATGAAATTAAAAATGAGGTAACAGGAAAAACTTTTGCTTGTTTTGAACCTACTCTTGATTATGTTGTTTTAAAAATACCTAGATGGCCTTTTGATAAATTTTATGGTGCAAAAAGAACACTTGGGACAAAAATGATGGCAACAGGTGAGGTAATGGCTATTGCTAATAATTTTGAAATGGCACTTTTAAAAGGTGTACGTTCTTTAGAAATTGGGCAATATGGTCTTGAAAGAAAATCTTCTACTAATAGAGATTTAGAAGAGCTTAAAAAGCGTGTACAAGTACCAGATGATGAAAGGTTATTTGACCTTGCAGAGATGCTTAGAAGAAATTATCGTGTAGAAAAAGTTTGTGAAATAACAGGTATGGACCCATTTTTTGTAAATAAAATTAAAGGTATTGTTGATATGGAAGAGGCATTAAAAGAAATGTCTGTTGAAGATTTAGATGCCGATACTTTAAGATATTATAAACAAAAAGGCTTTTCAGATAAAATTATTGCTAAATATTTAAATGTTAGCCCACACAAAATTTATCAATTTAGAAAAGATAATTATATAATACCAGTTTATAAAATGGTTGATACTTGTGCCGGAGAGTTTGAGGCGGTTACACCTTATTATTATTCAACTTATGATGAAGAAAATGAGGCTATACCAACAGATAATAAAAAAGTTATGGTTATAGGGTCTGGCCCTATAAGGATAGGACAAGGTATAGAGTTTGACTATTGTTCTGTACGCTCTATTATGTCTTTAAAAGATGAAGGTATAGAAACTATTATAGTAAATAATAATCCAGAAACAGTAAGTACAGATTTTGACACCTCTGACAAACTTTATTTTGAACCTTTAACAGAAGAAGATGTGTTAAATATAGTTGAACAAGAAAAACCAAGCGGTGTAATATTACAGTTTGGTGGACAAACGGCTATTAAACTTGCAAACTTTTTTGATGAAATGGACATACCTATACTTGGAACAAAGCCAGAACAAATAGATATGGCAGAAGATAGAGAAAAATTTGATGAAATATTAGAAAGCTTAGGCATTATAAGACCTAAAGGAAAAGGTGTTTGGAGCGTAGAAGAAGGCGTTAAAATTGCTAATAATTTAGGGTTTCCTGTCTTAGTACGTCCATCTTATGTGTTAGGTGGTCAAGGTATGGAAATAACATATGAAGAAGAAGGACTTATAAAATATTTAACAGATGCCTTTGAAAAAGATAGTAAAAATCCTGTTTTAATAGATAGATATATAAATGGTCGTGAGCTAGAGGTAGATGCTATTTGTGATGGTGAAGATGTGTTTATACCTGGAATAATGGAACATCTTGAACGTGCCGGTGTACACTCTGGAGATAGTATATCTATATATCCACCTCAAAATGTAACACCAGAAATTAGACAGGAAATAATAGAAGTTACTAAAAAAATGGCTATAGCCCTTAAAGTTATTGGTATGATAAATATTCAGTTTATAGAATATAAAGGAGAGCTTAATATAATAGAAGTAAATCCACGCTCTTCAAGAACAGTTCCTTATATTAGCAAAGTAACGGGAGTTCCTATTATAGATATTGCTACTAAAGTAATGCTTGGAGAAAAACTTAAAGATTTAGGGCTTGGCACAGAAATAGCACAAGAGCCAAAAGTAGTATCTGTTAAAGTACCTGTTTTTTCTACTGAAAAATTGCCACAAGTTGAAGTTAGCTTAGGGCCAGAGATGAGGTCTACAGGAGAAGTGTTAGGTGTTGGATATAACCTACAAAATGCTTTATATAAAGGGTTTATAGCATCAGGTATGAAAATACCTAAAAAAGGTAGCACAATAGTTGCAACAATTAGAGATAGAGACCAAGAAAAATTTAAAGATATAGCTAAACGTTTTGATAATTTAGGTTGTCGTCTTATTGCTACATCAGGTACTGCTAAAGCTATTGAAGAAGCAGGTATTAATGTTCAAACTGTTAAAAAAATAAGCGAAGGGGTACCTAATATATTAGATATTATACGAAGTGGTATTGTAGATTTAATTATTGATATACCAGAAAAAGGTAATGATGTTGAAAGTGATGGCTTTAAAATTAGAAGAACTGCAGTTGAAAGTGCTGTAACTCTTATAACTTCTTTAGATACATTGGTAGCTATGCTTGAGGTTATGGAAAAAGATATAAAATTAGAAGATTTACAATTATTTGATATATCTAAAGATTTAAAATAG
- the rpoZ gene encoding DNA-directed RNA polymerase subunit omega — protein sequence MLKPSYAELMDVLNKNSNESDEITSRYTIVIAAAKRARQIIEGDEPMVKNRPGKPVSTAVDEILNNKIKVVPEGEGTVLVFNNEMENKINDLDINDIDISDLDTQTNEVDNEEIDQ from the coding sequence ATGTTAAAACCATCTTATGCAGAATTAATGGATGTATTAAATAAAAATAGTAATGAAAGTGATGAAATAACAAGTAGATATACTATAGTTATTGCTGCAGCTAAAAGAGCAAGACAAATAATAGAAGGTGATGAACCAATGGTTAAAAATAGACCAGGTAAACCAGTTTCTACGGCTGTTGATGAAATATTAAATAATAAAATAAAAGTTGTTCCTGAAGGAGAAGGTACAGTTTTAGTTTTTAATAATGAAATGGAAAATAAAATAAATGATTTAGATATAAATGATATAGATATTAGTGATTTAGACACTCAAACTAATGAAGTAGATAATGAAGAAATAGACCAATAG
- a CDS encoding M23 family metallopeptidase, giving the protein MNNNNNFFKKNGFSIALCSFIAIAIVASLYLSYNSFTKEDNQIVKTEEDTYFEPVNKSDVKSYKETEMSTEITTTTNYQKTLKDSVTTTTKSEDLKTETTTNETQNNSTSLKEDEKIFSLFDDEQEMSWPVFGNIVSKFDMSTSVYDKTLDQYKVSDSICISTPVGTDVKATAEGIVENIFLDDEIGQTVVINHGNGWVSTYSQLEENVSVAVGDVVDEGQVIGKVSEPSKYGVALGPHLDFKVLKDDTPKDPTEVLSQQNE; this is encoded by the coding sequence ATGAATAACAATAATAACTTTTTTAAAAAGAACGGATTTTCTATTGCTTTATGTTCTTTTATAGCAATTGCTATTGTTGCCAGTCTTTATTTATCCTATAATAGCTTTACTAAGGAAGATAACCAAATAGTAAAAACAGAAGAAGATACTTACTTTGAACCTGTTAATAAAAGTGATGTAAAAAGCTACAAAGAAACTGAAATGTCTACAGAAATAACAACTACTACAAATTACCAAAAAACTTTAAAAGATTCAGTTACAACTACTACAAAATCTGAAGATTTAAAAACAGAAACTACTACAAATGAAACCCAAAATAATAGTACTTCACTTAAAGAAGATGAGAAAATTTTTAGTTTATTTGATGATGAACAAGAAATGTCTTGGCCTGTGTTTGGTAATATAGTATCTAAGTTTGATATGTCAACTTCTGTATATGATAAAACACTTGACCAATACAAAGTAAGTGATTCTATTTGTATATCTACTCCAGTTGGCACAGATGTAAAGGCTACCGCAGAAGGTATTGTAGAAAATATATTTTTAGATGATGAAATAGGACAAACTGTTGTTATCAACCACGGTAACGGTTGGGTATCTACATACAGTCAACTAGAAGAAAATGTATCGGTTGCTGTAGGTGATGTTGTAGATGAAGGTCAAGTTATTGGTAAAGTTTCAGAACCTTCAAAATATGGTGTTGCACTTGGTCCACATTTAGACTTTAAGGTATTAAAAGATGATACACCAAAAGATCCAACAGAAGTTTTATCTCAACAAAATGAATAA